A genomic region of Xyrauchen texanus isolate HMW12.3.18 chromosome 29, RBS_HiC_50CHRs, whole genome shotgun sequence contains the following coding sequences:
- the LOC127622816 gene encoding extracellular calcium-sensing receptor-like, with product MALRTESLLLLLLVVHGKFISVPAKVCRLLSQPALPILSAERDINIGAIFSLHTSAVLKMHPFTSKPGPTTCSSFSLREFKFAQTLIFAIEEINNSTELLSGVSLGYKIYDACNTVAQAILSGMALMNGNEETLSNESCFRPPTVLAIVGESNSSPTMGLASVVGPFSIPLISHFATCACLSDRKRYPSFFRTIPSDYYQSRALAQLVKNFGWTWVGTVRSRNDYGNNGIAAFGAAAQQEGICIEYSESILRTDPQSQLLKTVEVIKKATSRVVLAFMSLGDIFSLMKVIAQQNITGLQWVGSESWITSRILAETKEYRFLNGAVGFAVANAKLDGLRDFLVNVHPNQQPKNELLKEFWETAFQCSFRNSRSGKVDCSGSESLAELKIEYTDASELRIASKVYTAVYAIGHTLHNILKDFKSSTNSSKGEWATPQKVLEYMRDVNFSAKTGEKIFFDASGDPMARYDLVNWQPAENGGLQFKHVGIYDSSLPSKQCLQVDQKHIVWAGNSGQLPVSVCSESCLPGTRKAIQKGRPVCCYDCIPCAEGEISNETDSSDCFPCDLEYWSNESKDRCVLKVVEFLSYTEIMGTVLSIFSSIGALLTTMVYFVFYLHKETPVVRANNSELSFLLLFSLALCFLCSLTFIGQPTEWSCMLRHTAFGITFVLCVSCVLGKTIVVLMAFKTTLPGNNVMKWFGPLQQRLCIVSLTSIQVIICVLWLTISPPFPHMNLEHYREKIILECSLGSAIGFCAVLGYIGLLAFLCFVLAFLARKLPDNFNEAKFITFSMLIFCAVWITFIPAYVSSPGKFTVAVEIFAILASSFGLLFCIFAPKCYIILLKPEQNTKKQMMGKSASKTL from the exons ATGGCACTGAGGACAGAGTCACTGCTGCTACTGCTGTTGGTGGTGCATGGCAAGTTTATCTCTGTCCCAGCGAAGGTCTGCAGACTACTAAGCCAGCCTGCCCTCCCAATACTTTCTGCTGAAAGAGACATCAACATTGGGGCGATTTTCTCACTCCACACAAGTGCTGTGCTAAAGATGCATCCTTTCACTTCCAAACCAGGGCCAACAACATGCAGCAG TTTCAGTTTGCGTGAGTTTAAATTTGCTCAGACACTGATTTTTGCCATTGAGGAGATCAATAACAGCACAGAACTGCTGTCTGGTGTTTCTTTGGGCTATAAGATATATGATGCCTGTAATACTGTAGCCCAGGCTATCCTCTCAGGCATGGCTTTGATGAATGGCAATGAAGAGACTTTGAGTAATGAGTCCTGCTTTAGACCACCAACTGTTCTTGCCATTGTTGGAGAGTCAAACTCCTCTCCCACCATGGGCCTGGCCTCTGTAGTAGGCCCATTCAGCATCCCTCTT ATCAGTCATTTTGCCACATGTGCATGTCTGAGTGACAGAAAAAGATATCCATCCTTCTTCAGAACAATACCCAGTGATTATTACCAAAGCAGAGCACTGGCTCAACTAGTCAAGAACTTTGGCTGGACCTGGGTTGGTACGGTCAGGAGTCGCAATGACTATGGTAACAATGGCATTGCTGCATTTGGAGCAGCAGCTCAACAAGAGGGTATTTGTATTGAATACTCAGAGTCCATATTAAGAACTGATCCACAATCACAGCTCCTGAAGACAGTGGAAGTGATAAAGAAGGCAACCTCCAGGGTGGTGCTGGCCTTTATGTCATTGGGAGATATTTTCTCCCTCATGAAAGTAATTGCACAACAGAACATCACAGGGCTGCAGTGGGTTGGCAGTGAATCATGGATCACTTCTCGAATTCTTGCAGAAACAAAGGAATATAGATTTCTCAACGGAGCTGTGGGCTTTGCTGTAGCAAATGCAAAGCTTGATGGCCTGAGAGACTTTCTAGTTAATGTGCACCCTAATCAACAACCAAAGAATGAACTTTTAAAAGAATTCTGGGAAACAGCATTTCAGTGCTCTTTCAGGAACAGCAGGAGTGGTAAAGTTGACTGTAGTGGCTCAGAAAGCTTGGCAGAGCTGAAAATTGAATATACAGATGCATCAGAGCTGCGAATAGCAAGTAAAGTGTACACGGCAGTATATGCTATCGGACATACACTACATAACATATTGAAAGACTTCAAATCCTCCACCAACAGCAGCAAAGGAGAGTGGGCCACACCACAAAAG GTGCTGGAGTATATGAGAGATGTCAACTTCTCTGCCAAAACAGGTGAGAAAATATTCTTTGATGCAAGTGGTGATCCAATGGCAAGATATGACCTGGTGAACTGGCAGCCTGCTGAGAATGGAGGTCTGCAGTTTAAGCACGTTGGCATTTATGACAGCTCACTGCCTTCAAAGCAATGCCTTCAAGTTGATCAGAAACACATTGTATGGGCAGGGAACAGTGGACAG TTGCCTGTATCCGTGTGCAGTGAGAGCTGCCTCCCTGGCACTAGGAAGGCTATTCAAAAAGGAAGGCCTGTCTGCTGTTATGACTGTATTCCATGTGCAGAGGGAGAAATCAGTAATGAGACAG ATTCTAGTGACTGCTTTCCTTGTGATTTGGAGTATTGGTCAAATGAAAGCAAAGACCGTTGTGTGTTAAAAGTGGTTGAATTTCTTTCCTATACAGAAATCATGGGGACAGTGCTTTCTATTTTTTCGTCCATTGGGGCATTATTAACGACAAtggtatattttgtgttttatcttCATAAAGAAACACCTGTTGTCAGAGCCAACAACTCAGAGCTGAGCTTCCTGCTGCTCTTCTCGCTGGCACTATGTTTTCTCTGTTCACTTACTTTCATTGGTCAGCCCACTGAGTGGTCTTGTATGTTGCGTCACACAGCATTTGGGATCACTTTTGTACTCTGTGTCTCCTGTGTTTTGGGAAAAACAATAGTGGTGTTAATGGCCTTCAAGACTACACTTCCAGGAAACAATGTCATGAAATGGTTTGGGCCCTTGCAGCAAAGACTATGCATTGTTTCCTTAACTTCAATACAGGTGATTATCTGTGTGCTTTGGTTAACGATATCCCCTCCATTCCCACATATGAATTTGGAGCATTACAGAGAAAAGATAATTCTAGAATGCAGTTTAGGCTCAGCTATTGGTTTCTGTGCTGTGCTGGGTTATATTGGTCTTCTAGCTTTCCTTTGCTTTGTTTTAGCTTTTCTAGCTCGGAAGCTTCCTGATAACTTCAATGAAGCCAAGTTCATTACATTTAGTATGCTCATATTCTGTGCTGTTTGGATTACATTTATCCCAGCATATGTCAGTTCCCCAGGAAAATTCACTGTAGCTGTGGAGATATTTGCTATTTTAGCTTCAAGCTTtggtttattattttgtatatttgctCCAAAATGTTACATAATTTTGCTAAAACCagagcaaaacacaaagaaacaaatgATGGGGAAATCTGCATCCAAAACTCTTTAA
- the LOC127622817 gene encoding extracellular calcium-sensing receptor-like, which produces MALRTESLLLLLLVVHGKFISVPAKVCRLLRQPALPILSAEKDINIGAIFTLHTSAVLKMHPFSSKPGPTTCSSFNLREFKFAQTLIFAIEEINNSTELLSGVSLGYKIYDACNNVAQAIISGMALMNGNEDTLSNESCFRPPTVLAIVGESNSSPTMGLASVVGPFSIPLISHFATCACLSDRKRYPSFFRTIPSDYYQSRALAQLVKHFGWTWVGTVRSRTDYGNNGIAAFGAAAQQEGICIEYSEAIVRTDPQSQLLKTVEVIKKATSRVVLAFMSLGDFSPLMKVIAQQNITGLQWVGSESWITSRILAETKEYRFLSGAVGFAVANAKLDGLRDFLVNVHPNQQPKNELLKEFWETAFQCSFRNSRSGKVDCSGSESLAELKIEYTDASELRIASKVYMAVYAIAHTIHNILKDLKSSTNSSKGEWATPQKVLEYMRDVNFSAKTGEKIFFDASGDPMARYDLVNWQPAENGGLQFKHVGIYDSSLPSKQCLQVDQKHIVWAGNSGQLPVSVCSESCLPGTRKAIQKGRPVCCYDCIPCAEGEISNETDSSDCFPCDLEYWSNESKDRCVLKVVEFLSYTEIMGTVLSIFSSIGALLTTMVYFVFYLHKETPVVRANNSELSFLLLFSLALCFLCSLTFIGQPTEWSCMLRHTAFGITFVLCISCVLGKTIVVLMAFKTTLPGNNVMKWFGPLQQRLCIVSLTSIQVIICVLWLTISPPFPHMNLEHYRERIILECSLGSAIGFCAVLGYIGLLAFLCFVLAFLARKLPDNFNEGKFITFSMLIFCAVWITFIPAYVSSPGKFTVAVEIFAILASSFGLLFCIFAPKCYIILLKPEQNTKKQMMGKSASKTL; this is translated from the exons ATGGCACTGAGGACAGAGTCACTGCTGCTACTGCTGTTGGTGGTGCATGGCAAGTTTATCTCTGTCCCAGCGAAGGTCTGCAGACTACTAAGACAGCCTGCCCTCCCAATACTTTCAGCTGAAAAAGACATCAACATTGGGGCAATTTTCACACTCCATACAAGTGCTGTGCTAAAGATGCATCCTTTCAGTTCCAAACCAGGGCCAACAACGTGTAGCAG CTTCAATTTGCGTGAGTTTAAATTTGCTCAGACGCTGATTTTTGCCATTGAGGAGATCAATAACAGCACAGAACTGCTGTCTGGTGTTTCTTTGGGCTATAAGATATATGATGCTTGTAATAATGTAGCCCAGGCTATCATCTCAGGCATGGCTTTGATGAATGGCAATGAAGATACTTTGAGTAATGAGTCCTGCTTTAGACCACCAACTGTTCTTGCCATTGTTGGAGAGTCAAACTCCTCTCCCACCATGGGCCTGGCCTCTGTAGTAGGCCCATTCAGCATCCCTCTT ATCAGTCATTTTGCCACATGTGCATGTCTGAGTGACAGAAAAAGATATCCATCCTTCTTCAGAACAATACCCAGTGATTATTACCAAAGCAGAGCACTGGCTCAACTAGTCAAGCACTTTGGCTGGACCTGGGTTGGTACGGTCAGGAGTCGCACTGACTATGGTAACAATGGCATTGCAGCATTTGGAGCGGCAGCTCAACAAGAGGGGATTTGTATTGAATACTCAGAGGCCATAGTAAGAACTGATCCACAATCACAGCTTCTGAAGACAGTGGAAGTGATAAAGAAGGCAACCTCCAGGGTGGTGCTGGCCTTTATGTCATTGGGAGATTTTTCCCCCCTCATGAAAGTAATTGCACAACAGAACATCACAGGGCTGCAGTGGGTTGGCAGTGAATCATGGATCACTTCTCGAATTCTTGCAGAAACAAAGGAATATAGATTTCTTTCCGGAGCTGTGGGCTTTGCTGTAGCGAATGCAAAGCTTGATGGCCTGAGAGACTTTCTAGTTAACGTGCACCCTAATCAACAACCAAAGAATGAACTTTTAAAAGAATTCTGGGAAACAGCATTTCAGTGCTCTTTCAGGAACAGCAGGAGTGGTAAAGTTGACTGTAGTGGCTCAGAAAGCTTGGCAGAGCTGAAAATTGAATATACAGATGCATCAGAGCTGCGAATAGCAAGTAAAGTGTATATGGCAGTATATGCTATTGCACATACAATACATAACATATTAAAAGATTTGAAATCCTCCACCAACAGCAGCAAAGGAGAGTGGGCCACACCACAAAag GTGCTGGAGTATATGAGAGATGTCAACTTCTCTGCCAAAACAGGTGAGAAAATATTCTTTGATGCAAGTGGTGATCCAATGGCAAGATATGACCTGGTGAACTGGCAGCCTGCTGAGAATGGAGGTCTGCAGTTTAAGCACGTTGGCATTTATGACAGCTCACTGCCTTCAAAGCAATGCCTTCAAGTTGATCAGAAACACATTGTATGGGCAGGGAACAGTGGACAG TTGCCTGTATCCGTGTGCAGTGAGAGCTGCCTCCCTGGCACTAGGAAGGCTATTCAAAAAGGAAGGCCTGTCTGCTGTTATGACTGTATTCCATGTGCAGAGGGAGAAATCAGTAATGAGACAG ATTCTAGTGATTGCTTTCCTTGTGATTTGGAGTATTGGTCAAATGAAAGCAAAGACCGTTGTGTGTTAAAAGTGGTTGAATTTCTTTCCTATACAGAAATCATGGGGACAGTGCTTTCTATTTTTTCGTCCATTGGGGCATTATTAACGACAAtggtatattttgtgttttatcttCATAAAGAAACACCTGTTGTCAGAGCCAACAACTCAGAGCTGAGCTTCCTGCTGCTCTTCTCGCTGGCACTATGTTTTCTCTGTTCACTTACTTTCATTGGTCAGCCCACTGAGTGGTCCTGTATGTTGCGTCACACAGCATTTGGGATCACTTTTGTCCTCTGTATCTCCTGTGTTCTGGGGAAAACAATAGTGGTGTTAATGGCCTTCAAGACTACACTTCCAGGAAACAATGTCATGAAATGGTTTGGGCCATTGCAGCAAAGACTATGCATTGTTTCCTTAACTTCAATACAGGTGATTATCTGTGTGCTTTGGTTAACGATATCCCCTCCATTCCCACATATGAATTTGGAGCATTACAGGGAAAGGATCATTTTAGAATGCAGTTTAGGCTCAGCTATTGGTTTCTGTGCTGTGCTGGGTTATATTGGTCTTCTAGCTTTCCTTTGCTTTGTTTTAGCTTTTCTAGCTCGGAAGCTTCCTGATAACTTCAATGAAGGCAAGTTCATCACATTTAGTATGCTCATATTCTGTGCtgtttggattacatttataccaGCATATGTCAGTTCCCCAGGAAAATTCACTGTAGCTGTGGAGATATTTGCTATTTTAGCTTCAAGCTTtggtttattattttgtatatttgctCCAAAATGTTACATCATTTTGCTAAAACCagagcaaaacacaaagaaacaaatgATGGGGAAATCTGCATCTAAAACTCTTTAA